A window from Thunnus albacares chromosome 19, fThuAlb1.1, whole genome shotgun sequence encodes these proteins:
- the celf3a gene encoding CUGBP Elav-like family member 3 isoform X1 → MKEPDAIKLFIGQIPRNLEEKDLKPIFEQFGKIYELTVIKDKYTGMHKGCAFLTYCARESALKAQNALHEQKTLPGMNRPIQVKPADSESRGEDRKLFVGMLGKQQTDTDVRKMFEPFGSIEECTVLRGPDGTSKGCAFVKFQSNAEAQAAINALHGSRTLPGASSSLVVKFADSEKERGLRRMQQVASQLGVISPMTLHLGAYNAYTQALMQQQALVAQSAYLSPVATVAAVQMQQLAALNPSSIIATPIASITPSSGTSTPPSIAATPVPALPPPIAVNSYPSVPAPPNGQSATEALYTNGAHAYQAQSPVLDPLQQAYTGMQHYTATYPAAYGLVGQPFPHQPTLVAQQPQQPQQLQQREGPEGCNIFIYHLPQEFTDSEILQMFLPFGNVISAKVFVDRATNQSKCFGFVSFDNPSSAQTAIQAMNGFQIGMKRLKVQLKRPKDANRPY, encoded by the exons ATGAAGGAGCCTGACGCAATCAAGCTCTTCATCGGGCAGATACCCCGAAACCTGGAGGAGAAGGACCTGAAGCCCATCTTTGAGCAGTTTGGCAAGATCTATGAGTTGACGGTGATAAAGGACAAGTACACAGGGATGCACAAAG GATGTGCCTTCCTGACATATTGTGCACGTGAGTCCGCCCTCAAAGCCCAGAATGCACTGCATGAGCAGAAGACACTACCAGGG ATGAACCGCCCGATCCAGGTGAAGCCGGCAGACAGCGAGAGCAGAGGGG AAGACAGGAAGCTATTTGTGGGTATGCTGGGAAAACAGCAGACGGACACCGATGTGAGAAAGATGTTCGAGCCTTTCGGCAGCATAGAGGAGTGCACGGTGCTCCGCGGGCCTGATGGCACCAGCAAAG GGTGTGCATTTGTAAAGTTCCAGAGCAACGCAGAGGCCCAGGCCGCCATCAACGCTCTGCATGGGAGCCGTACTTTACCG GGCGCCTCGTCCAGTCTGGTAGTGAAGTTTGCTGATTCGGAGAAGGAGCGAGGGCTCCGGCGGATGCAGCAGGTGGCCTCTCAGCTGGGAGTCATCAGTCCCATGACCCTGCACCTCGGGGCTTACAACGCCTACACACAGGCC CTGATGCAGCAGCAGGCCCTGGTGGCGCAGTCGGCCTACCTCTCTCCTGTTGCCACGGTGGCGGCGGTTCAGATGCAGCAGCTCGCCGCACTCAACCCCAGCAGCATCATTGCCACGCCGATCGCATCCATCACCCCCTCCTCAG GTACCAGCACTCCGCCCTCCATCGCAGCCACACCTGTCCCTGCTCTCCCTCCGCCAATCGCAGTGAACAGCTATCCCTCTGTGCCAGCTCCACCCAACGGCCAATCAGCAACTGAGGCCCTGTACACCAATGGGGCTCATGCCTATCAAG CTCAGAGTCCTGTCCTGGATCCCCTGCAGCAAGCTTATACAGGCATGCAGCACTACACAG CCACCTACCCTGCTGCCTACGGCCTGGTGGGACAGCCATTCCCCCACCAGCCCACACTGGTGGCTCAGCAGCcgcagcagccgcagcagctgcagcaacgAGAAG GACCTGAGGGCTGTAACATCTTCATCTACCACCTGCCACAGGAGTTCACCGACTCTGAGATACTGCAGATGTTCCTGCCCTTCGGAAACGTCATCTCTGCCAAGGTCTTTGTCGACCGCGCCACCAACCAGAGCAAATGCTTCG GTTTTGTGAGTTTTGACAACCCGTCCAGCGCCCAGACTGCCATCCAGGCCATGAATGGCTTCCAAATTGGCATGAAGAGACTGAAGGTGCAGCTGAAGAGGCCCAAGGATGCCAACAGACCATACTGA
- the celf3a gene encoding CUGBP Elav-like family member 3 isoform X2, with amino-acid sequence MKEPDAIKLFIGQIPRNLEEKDLKPIFEQFGKIYELTVIKDKYTGMHKGCAFLTYCARESALKAQNALHEQKTLPGMNRPIQVKPADSESRGDRKLFVGMLGKQQTDTDVRKMFEPFGSIEECTVLRGPDGTSKGCAFVKFQSNAEAQAAINALHGSRTLPGASSSLVVKFADSEKERGLRRMQQVASQLGVISPMTLHLGAYNAYTQALMQQQALVAQSAYLSPVATVAAVQMQQLAALNPSSIIATPIASITPSSGTSTPPSIAATPVPALPPPIAVNSYPSVPAPPNGQSATEALYTNGAHAYQAQSPVLDPLQQAYTGMQHYTATYPAAYGLVGQPFPHQPTLVAQQPQQPQQLQQREGPEGCNIFIYHLPQEFTDSEILQMFLPFGNVISAKVFVDRATNQSKCFGFVSFDNPSSAQTAIQAMNGFQIGMKRLKVQLKRPKDANRPY; translated from the exons ATGAAGGAGCCTGACGCAATCAAGCTCTTCATCGGGCAGATACCCCGAAACCTGGAGGAGAAGGACCTGAAGCCCATCTTTGAGCAGTTTGGCAAGATCTATGAGTTGACGGTGATAAAGGACAAGTACACAGGGATGCACAAAG GATGTGCCTTCCTGACATATTGTGCACGTGAGTCCGCCCTCAAAGCCCAGAATGCACTGCATGAGCAGAAGACACTACCAGGG ATGAACCGCCCGATCCAGGTGAAGCCGGCAGACAGCGAGAGCAGAGGGG ACAGGAAGCTATTTGTGGGTATGCTGGGAAAACAGCAGACGGACACCGATGTGAGAAAGATGTTCGAGCCTTTCGGCAGCATAGAGGAGTGCACGGTGCTCCGCGGGCCTGATGGCACCAGCAAAG GGTGTGCATTTGTAAAGTTCCAGAGCAACGCAGAGGCCCAGGCCGCCATCAACGCTCTGCATGGGAGCCGTACTTTACCG GGCGCCTCGTCCAGTCTGGTAGTGAAGTTTGCTGATTCGGAGAAGGAGCGAGGGCTCCGGCGGATGCAGCAGGTGGCCTCTCAGCTGGGAGTCATCAGTCCCATGACCCTGCACCTCGGGGCTTACAACGCCTACACACAGGCC CTGATGCAGCAGCAGGCCCTGGTGGCGCAGTCGGCCTACCTCTCTCCTGTTGCCACGGTGGCGGCGGTTCAGATGCAGCAGCTCGCCGCACTCAACCCCAGCAGCATCATTGCCACGCCGATCGCATCCATCACCCCCTCCTCAG GTACCAGCACTCCGCCCTCCATCGCAGCCACACCTGTCCCTGCTCTCCCTCCGCCAATCGCAGTGAACAGCTATCCCTCTGTGCCAGCTCCACCCAACGGCCAATCAGCAACTGAGGCCCTGTACACCAATGGGGCTCATGCCTATCAAG CTCAGAGTCCTGTCCTGGATCCCCTGCAGCAAGCTTATACAGGCATGCAGCACTACACAG CCACCTACCCTGCTGCCTACGGCCTGGTGGGACAGCCATTCCCCCACCAGCCCACACTGGTGGCTCAGCAGCcgcagcagccgcagcagctgcagcaacgAGAAG GACCTGAGGGCTGTAACATCTTCATCTACCACCTGCCACAGGAGTTCACCGACTCTGAGATACTGCAGATGTTCCTGCCCTTCGGAAACGTCATCTCTGCCAAGGTCTTTGTCGACCGCGCCACCAACCAGAGCAAATGCTTCG GTTTTGTGAGTTTTGACAACCCGTCCAGCGCCCAGACTGCCATCCAGGCCATGAATGGCTTCCAAATTGGCATGAAGAGACTGAAGGTGCAGCTGAAGAGGCCCAAGGATGCCAACAGACCATACTGA